A stretch of Flavobacterium sp. N2270 DNA encodes these proteins:
- a CDS encoding mechanosensitive ion channel family protein: MKIFNWAYSILKDLNFSDDIASYINLTINIVLLIVIAYILDIICKKILIIILAIVAARTKSSFDDFLVANKTAKYVAHLIPLLFVYKTVPVILKQFTYWEDFFEKGIKTYIILLSLWITRSIFNALRDYLKHKPRFSDKPIDSYIQVIMIMLWILGVVSFITILFDINKNTFLATFGSISAIIILVFRDTILGFVASISVSVNDMVRIGDWITMEKFGADGDVIEINLATVKVRNFDNTTTTIPTYSLISDSFKNWQGMQISDGRRIKRHILLKPSSVRFIKDQELDSFKKIQFLTSYIEHRKAEIDNYNQVNEFDKSNILNGRNLTNLGLFRKYITQYIQFHTGINNDMLLMVRHLQPTEKGIPLEIYCFSKDKTWENYEHIMADIFDHILASVQYFDLEVFELANTTLD, encoded by the coding sequence ATGAAAATATTTAATTGGGCATATTCTATTTTAAAAGATTTAAACTTTAGTGATGATATAGCTTCATATATTAATCTCACGATAAATATTGTCCTATTAATAGTTATTGCATATATTTTAGATATTATTTGTAAAAAAATATTAATTATTATTCTTGCAATTGTTGCAGCAAGAACAAAATCTTCTTTTGATGACTTTTTAGTTGCAAATAAAACGGCTAAATATGTTGCACATTTAATTCCTCTATTATTTGTATATAAAACGGTACCAGTAATTTTAAAACAATTTACCTATTGGGAAGATTTTTTTGAAAAAGGTATTAAAACATACATTATATTATTATCGCTTTGGATTACACGAAGTATTTTTAATGCTTTACGTGATTATTTAAAACATAAACCTAGATTTAGTGATAAACCAATTGATAGTTATATTCAAGTAATTATGATTATGCTTTGGATACTTGGTGTTGTTTCATTTATTACGATATTATTTGATATTAATAAGAATACTTTCCTAGCTACTTTTGGATCTATTTCAGCAATTATTATTTTAGTTTTTAGAGACACAATACTTGGTTTTGTTGCAAGTATTTCAGTTTCTGTAAATGATATGGTTCGTATTGGTGATTGGATTACTATGGAGAAATTTGGTGCCGATGGAGATGTAATAGAAATTAATTTAGCTACTGTTAAGGTTAGAAATTTTGACAATACAACCACAACAATTCCAACATATAGTTTAATTTCTGATTCTTTCAAAAATTGGCAGGGAATGCAAATTTCAGATGGAAGAAGAATTAAACGTCATATTCTACTAAAACCTAGTTCTGTTCGTTTTATAAAAGATCAAGAACTTGATAGTTTTAAAAAAATTCAATTTTTGACTTCATATATTGAACATAGAAAGGCAGAAATTGATAATTATAATCAAGTAAATGAATTTGATAAGTCAAATATATTAAATGGAAGAAACTTAACTAATTTAGGTTTATTTAGAAAATATATAACACAATATATTCAGTTTCATACCGGAATTAATAACGATATGTTATTGATGGTTCGTCATTTACAGCCTACTGAAAAAGGAATTCCACTAGAAATATATTGTTTTTCTAAAGATAAAACTTGGGAAAATTATGAACATATAATGGCTGATATTTTTGATCATATACTTGCTTCAGTTCAATATTTTGATTTAGAAGTTTTTGAATTAGCAAACACTACATTAGATTAA
- a CDS encoding glyoxalase, whose product MKTKDESILEIRGNSIGTITESSSLEEKFQNQTLRPILKFQNDLFIEVFKNYATKQKSVFFTLSPEKKMNYIENAIQRDIKFRNSLKGIVMGMFTIIEYKEYIQNSSNINKRMMNLLIERLKSQIQLFEE is encoded by the coding sequence ATGAAAACTAAAGATGAATCTATATTAGAAATAAGAGGAAATTCTATTGGTACAATTACTGAAAGCTCTAGTTTAGAAGAAAAATTTCAAAACCAAACCTTGCGTCCTATTCTAAAATTTCAAAATGATTTATTTATTGAAGTTTTTAAAAATTATGCAACTAAGCAAAAAAGTGTTTTTTTTACACTTTCTCCTGAAAAGAAAATGAATTATATTGAGAATGCAATTCAACGTGACATTAAGTTTAGAAATTCTTTAAAAGGTATTGTTATGGGAATGTTTACAATTATCGAATACAAAGAATACATTCAAAACTCATCAAATATTAACAAAAGAATGATGAACTTATTAATTGAACGATTAAAAAGTCAAATTCAATTGTTTGAAGAATAA
- a CDS encoding MepB family protein produces MIELELNLLEEKIYNICNLKISNVIHQIESKEYFACSFYLNENKIIFRKGKITPKKTGQFVAFWKRSDLGPIEPYFEHDDFDFFIVNCSSEDNFGQFIFPKKILTQKGIISTDNKEGKRAFRVYPTWEKTTNKQAEKTQSWQKDYFVLFTNNIDFKLVKRLYLK; encoded by the coding sequence ATGATTGAATTAGAATTAAATTTATTAGAAGAAAAAATATATAACATTTGTAATTTAAAAATTTCAAATGTTATTCATCAAATTGAAAGTAAAGAATATTTTGCTTGTTCATTTTATTTAAATGAAAACAAGATTATTTTTAGAAAAGGTAAAATTACTCCCAAAAAAACAGGCCAATTTGTTGCATTTTGGAAAAGAAGTGATTTAGGGCCAATTGAACCTTATTTTGAACACGATGATTTCGATTTTTTTATAGTTAACTGTTCTTCAGAAGATAATTTTGGTCAATTTATATTTCCAAAAAAAATATTAACTCAAAAAGGTATTATCTCTACAGATAATAAAGAAGGAAAACGTGCATTTAGAGTTTATCCTACTTGGGAAAAAACAACAAACAAACAAGCTGAAAAAACACAATCTTGGCAAAAAGATTATTTTGTATTATTTACCAACAATATAGATTTTAAGCTTGTAAAGAGATTGTATCTTAAATAA
- a CDS encoding DUF2461 domain-containing protein has protein sequence MLSKSNLEFLSLLKENNNREWFTENKKKFDNEHQKVKEFFNEIGKSLGKIDSIERIQIFRIYRDVRFSKNKLPYKNHFSVGFSRTKPMLRGGYYLHIEPGASFVGGGFWEPNKDDLLRIRKEIALDASELREIIKHASFKKYFGILEGEELKTAPRDFDKTHPNIDLIRKKQFLVVRKFTDKEVLSPNFEVEVLESFKAMRPFFNYMSDVLTTNLNGESII, from the coding sequence ATGCTATCAAAAAGTAATCTAGAATTCCTTTCACTATTAAAAGAAAATAATAACCGAGAATGGTTTACTGAAAACAAGAAAAAATTTGATAATGAACATCAAAAAGTAAAAGAGTTTTTTAATGAAATAGGGAAATCACTAGGTAAAATAGATAGTATTGAGCGAATTCAAATTTTTAGAATATATAGAGATGTTCGTTTTTCTAAAAATAAATTACCTTATAAAAATCATTTTAGTGTTGGTTTTTCTAGAACAAAGCCAATGCTTCGTGGTGGCTATTATTTACACATTGAACCAGGTGCAAGTTTTGTAGGTGGTGGTTTTTGGGAGCCCAATAAAGATGATTTATTGCGTATAAGAAAAGAAATTGCACTTGATGCCTCTGAATTGCGTGAAATTATTAAGCATGCTTCATTTAAAAAGTATTTTGGTATACTTGAGGGTGAAGAATTAAAAACAGCTCCAAGAGATTTTGATAAAACGCATCCAAATATTGATTTGATTCGTAAAAAACAATTTTTAGTCGTTAGAAAATTTACAGATAAAGAAGTTTTATCACCAAATTTTGAAGTTGAAGTTTTAGAATCATTTAAAGCAATGAGACCATTTTTTAACTACATGAGCGATGTTTTAACGACTAATTTAAATGGAGAAAGTATTATTTAA
- a CDS encoding YncE family protein translates to MKAKLFFILFTCNILNAQVIDVITGLSASGMSNLAVHNNYIYFNSFVEKKIYRFDHTHTTPIIELIYTFNENPNFMYVNNDILYVGVESPYKTYKIDLLSSTLQPLQIATIAGPMAQINNNLFIGQYVAGKISKLNLSTNIVTDVLLGFKPNFFSMSGNEIYFTSNYTNQLYKFDSNTNTTETILSNLDYVSGIVFKNNFLYVCESMSNSISFYKQPNYDFGNLLQLPLNSWPNGNLIVGDYLFFIQTSAGKISKFQLESTLSSNVFNENINKVTVYPNPSNGIFNLKSNNELKNAKVYDLKGNLIINSKIENNKINLSNFSNGSYVLEIDEQLTKMTIIKK, encoded by the coding sequence ATGAAAGCAAAATTATTTTTTATTTTATTTACTTGTAATATTCTTAATGCTCAAGTTATTGATGTAATTACAGGTTTAAGTGCCTCAGGAATGTCAAATTTAGCAGTACACAACAATTATATTTACTTTAATTCTTTTGTTGAAAAGAAAATATATCGATTTGATCATACACATACAACTCCAATTATTGAATTAATTTATACGTTTAATGAAAATCCTAACTTTATGTATGTAAATAATGATATTTTATATGTTGGAGTAGAAAGTCCTTATAAGACTTATAAAATAGATTTATTAAGTTCTACTTTACAACCTTTACAAATAGCTACTATTGCAGGTCCAATGGCTCAGATTAATAATAATTTGTTTATAGGTCAATATGTTGCAGGAAAAATTTCAAAATTAAATTTATCTACAAATATTGTAACAGATGTTTTATTAGGATTTAAACCTAATTTCTTTTCAATGAGTGGTAATGAAATATATTTTACATCAAATTATACTAACCAACTTTATAAATTTGATTCTAATACTAATACTACAGAAACAATTTTATCTAATTTAGATTATGTTTCAGGAATCGTTTTTAAAAATAATTTTTTATATGTATGTGAAAGTATGAGTAATTCAATTTCATTTTATAAACAACCCAATTACGACTTTGGTAACCTTCTACAGTTACCATTAAACTCATGGCCAAACGGAAATTTAATAGTGGGCGATTATTTATTCTTTATACAAACAAGTGCTGGAAAAATTTCTAAATTTCAATTAGAATCTACATTATCAAGCAACGTTTTCAATGAAAATATTAATAAAGTTACTGTTTATCCTAACCCTTCTAATGGAATATTTAATCTAAAAAGTAATAATGAACTAAAAAACGCAAAAGTTTATGATTTAAAAGGTAATTTAATTATTAATTCAAAAATAGAGAATAATAAAATTAATCTTTCAAATTTTTCAAATGGTAGTTATGTACTTGAAATTGACGAACAATTAACTAAAATGACAATTATAAAGAAATAA
- a CDS encoding acyl-CoA thioesterase: MKFHTRKWVKPEDLNANGTLFGGRLLAWVDEEAALYSIVQLENPKVVTKFMSEINFMSAAKQGDIIEIGLEVIKFGTTSLVLNCEVRNMMTREAIITIENIIMVNLGLDGKPKPHGKTEIEYISNRLNK, from the coding sequence ATGAAATTTCACACAAGAAAATGGGTTAAGCCTGAGGATTTAAATGCAAACGGAACTTTATTTGGAGGTAGATTATTGGCTTGGGTAGATGAAGAAGCGGCTTTGTACTCTATTGTGCAATTAGAAAACCCAAAAGTAGTAACCAAATTTATGAGTGAAATAAACTTTATGAGTGCTGCAAAACAAGGTGATATTATTGAAATAGGATTAGAAGTTATTAAATTTGGAACTACATCACTTGTACTTAATTGCGAAGTTAGAAACATGATGACTAGGGAAGCGATAATTACAATTGAGAATATTATTATGGTAAATTTAGGATTAGATGGAAAACCTAAACCTCATGGAAAAACTGAAATAGAGTATATATCAAACCGATTAAATAAATAG
- the hisIE gene encoding bifunctional phosphoribosyl-AMP cyclohydrolase/phosphoribosyl-ATP diphosphatase HisIE yields MKIDFTKNNDGLIPAIIQDNETKNVLMLGYMNQEALDKTLETNKVTFFSRSKNRLWTKGEESGNFLNLVSIKNDCDNDTLLVQVNPAGPTCHTGLDTCWQEANNQSFGFISKLEKTIQNRKENADSEKSYVASLFAKGMNKIAQKVGEEAVEVVIEAKDNNDDLFLSESADLLFHYLILLQAKGFQLNDVVNVLKNREK; encoded by the coding sequence ATGAAAATAGATTTTACAAAAAATAACGACGGATTAATTCCAGCAATTATTCAAGACAATGAAACTAAAAATGTTTTAATGTTGGGTTACATGAATCAAGAAGCTTTAGATAAAACTTTAGAAACCAATAAAGTGACATTTTTCAGTCGTTCTAAAAACAGATTATGGACAAAAGGCGAGGAGAGTGGCAACTTTTTAAATTTGGTTTCTATTAAAAATGATTGTGATAACGATACACTTTTAGTACAAGTAAATCCAGCAGGACCAACTTGTCATACAGGTTTAGATACTTGTTGGCAAGAAGCTAATAATCAAAGTTTTGGGTTCATTTCCAAATTGGAAAAAACTATTCAGAATAGAAAAGAAAATGCTGATTCTGAAAAGAGTTATGTTGCCAGTTTATTTGCAAAAGGAATGAATAAAATTGCTCAAAAAGTGGGTGAAGAAGCGGTTGAAGTAGTCATAGAAGCAAAAGACAATAACGACGATTTATTTTTATCTGAAAGCGCCGATTTATTGTTTCATTACTTAATTTTATTACAAGCAAAAGGTTTTCAATTGAATGATGTGGTAAATGTCTTAAAGAATAGAGAAAAGTAA
- the hisF gene encoding imidazole glycerol phosphate synthase subunit HisF: MLTKRIIPCLDIKNGRTVKGVNFVDLKDAGDPVELAKKYSEEGADELVFLDISATEERRKTLVDLVRNVAKAINIPFTVGGGISSVEDVSILLKNGADKVSINSSAVKNPNLINELAQEFGSQCVVVAIDAKEIDSEWIVHLVGGKVPTELNLFDWAIEVEKRGAGEILFTSMNNDGTKNGFANEALAKLSTLVNIPIIASGGAGTKEHFVDAFINGKADAALAASVFHFQEIEIPELKQYLKEQNIEVRI; this comes from the coding sequence ATGCTGACAAAAAGAATAATTCCATGTTTAGACATCAAAAATGGAAGAACTGTAAAAGGTGTCAATTTTGTGGATTTAAAAGATGCAGGTGATCCTGTTGAATTGGCTAAAAAATATTCAGAAGAAGGAGCAGATGAATTGGTTTTTCTAGACATTTCAGCAACTGAAGAAAGAAGAAAAACTTTAGTCGATTTGGTTAGAAATGTAGCAAAAGCTATTAATATTCCGTTTACCGTTGGCGGAGGAATTAGTTCTGTTGAAGATGTTTCAATTTTATTAAAAAATGGAGCGGATAAGGTTTCTATCAACTCTTCAGCCGTTAAAAATCCTAATTTAATTAACGAATTAGCGCAAGAATTTGGAAGTCAATGTGTAGTTGTAGCAATTGATGCTAAGGAGATTGATAGTGAATGGATAGTACATTTAGTAGGAGGTAAAGTTCCAACCGAATTAAACCTATTTGATTGGGCAATTGAAGTGGAAAAAAGAGGAGCAGGTGAAATTTTATTCACTTCTATGAATAACGACGGAACCAAAAACGGATTTGCCAATGAAGCTTTAGCTAAACTTTCAACTTTAGTTAATATTCCAATTATTGCATCAGGCGGAGCAGGAACTAAAGAACATTTTGTTGATGCTTTTATCAATGGAAAAGCTGATGCTGCTTTGGCTGCGAGTGTTTTTCATTTCCAAGAAATTGAAATTCCTGAATTAAAACAATATTTAAAAGAACAAAATATAGAAGTACGGATTTAA
- the hisA gene encoding 1-(5-phosphoribosyl)-5-[(5-phosphoribosylamino)methylideneamino]imidazole-4-carboxamide isomerase encodes MRIIPAIDIIDGKCVRLSKGDYNTKKIYNENPLEVAKSFEDAGIQYLHLVDLDGAKSSRIINHKVLEQIATKTKLKIDFGGGLKTDEDLKIAFESGANQITGGSIAVKNPPLFKEWINQYGTEKIILGADANNRKIAVSGWLEESNEEVIPFIQNYQKDGISYVICTDIAKDGMLEGPSFDLYQEILTLCENVKLIASGGISTFDELPKLSELGCEGTIIGKAIYEGRISLKQLENFILNQ; translated from the coding sequence ATGAGAATTATACCAGCAATAGATATTATAGACGGAAAATGTGTTCGCTTGTCGAAAGGCGATTATAATACCAAAAAAATATACAACGAAAACCCTTTAGAAGTTGCCAAATCTTTTGAAGACGCAGGAATACAATATTTACATTTAGTAGATTTAGACGGTGCAAAATCAAGTAGAATCATCAATCATAAAGTATTAGAACAAATTGCGACTAAAACCAAACTAAAAATTGATTTTGGTGGCGGTTTAAAAACCGATGAGGATTTAAAAATTGCTTTTGAAAGTGGTGCAAATCAAATAACAGGAGGAAGTATTGCTGTTAAAAATCCGCCTTTATTCAAAGAATGGATTAACCAATATGGAACAGAAAAGATAATTCTTGGTGCAGATGCCAATAATAGAAAAATAGCGGTTTCAGGTTGGTTAGAAGAAAGTAACGAAGAAGTTATTCCGTTTATACAGAACTATCAAAAAGATGGAATTTCATATGTAATTTGTACAGATATTGCTAAAGACGGAATGCTTGAAGGACCAAGTTTTGATTTATATCAAGAAATTTTGACTTTATGCGAAAATGTAAAACTAATCGCTTCTGGTGGAATTTCAACTTTTGATGAATTACCCAAATTATCCGAATTAGGTTGTGAAGGAACAATCATTGGTAAAGCCATTTATGAAGGAAGAATTTCCTTAAAACAATTAGAAAATTTCATTTTAAACCAATAA
- the hisH gene encoding imidazole glycerol phosphate synthase subunit HisH yields the protein MKIAIIDYGAGNIQSIQFALDRLGFEGVLTNDVAFIQSADKVIFPGVGEASSAMKKLTESGLDKLIPKLKQPILGICLGMQLMCKSSEEGDTKGLGIFDVDILKFSNKVKVPQMGWNTIYNLKSALFQDIKEHEFMYLVHSFYAPKCLEMIATTNYEMEYASALQKNNFYGVQFHPEKSGAFGEQILKNFLELKD from the coding sequence ATGAAAATTGCAATTATAGATTACGGAGCCGGAAATATCCAAAGCATTCAATTTGCTTTAGATCGATTAGGTTTTGAAGGAGTTTTGACAAATGATGTTGCTTTTATTCAATCTGCAGATAAAGTTATTTTTCCTGGTGTTGGAGAAGCGAGTAGTGCCATGAAAAAGCTAACTGAATCTGGTTTAGACAAATTAATTCCAAAGTTAAAGCAACCTATTTTAGGCATTTGTTTAGGAATGCAATTGATGTGCAAAAGTTCTGAAGAAGGGGATACAAAAGGTCTAGGAATTTTTGATGTAGATATACTAAAATTTTCAAATAAAGTAAAAGTTCCTCAAATGGGTTGGAATACTATTTATAATTTAAAATCAGCTTTATTTCAAGATATTAAAGAACATGAATTCATGTATTTAGTGCATAGTTTTTATGCTCCAAAATGTTTAGAAATGATTGCAACAACAAATTATGAAATGGAATATGCTTCAGCTTTACAAAAAAATAATTTCTATGGTGTACAATTTCACCCAGAAAAAAGTGGTGCTTTCGGAGAACAAATTTTGAAGAATTTCCTAGAATTGAAAGATTAA
- the hisB gene encoding bifunctional histidinol-phosphatase/imidazoleglycerol-phosphate dehydratase HisB encodes MAKKVLFIDRDGTIVLEPKNYQLDCLSKLEFYPNAFQYLAKINNELDFELAMVTNQDGLGTTSFPEDTFWPAQNFIVKAFENEGVTFNEIFIDKSFPEDNAPTRKPRTGMLTKYLNNPAYDLSNSFVLGDRITDVELAKNLGSKAIFIKNEDNLGESEIASSLEELASTIALTTTSWKTIYEFLKLEERSASIIRKTNETDIVITVNLDGTGKSKIDTGIAFFDHMLDQIARHGQMDLDIQVTGDLEVDEHHTIEDTAIALGEVFAKALGNKLGIERYGFCLPMDDCLAQVAIDFGGRNWLVWETEFKREMIGKMPTEMFFHFFKSFTDGAKANLNIKAEGTNEHHKIEAIFKAFAKAIKVAVKRDTEKLILPSTKGML; translated from the coding sequence ATGGCTAAAAAAGTATTATTTATAGATAGAGATGGAACAATTGTTTTAGAACCAAAAAATTACCAATTAGACTGTTTGTCTAAATTAGAGTTTTATCCAAATGCATTTCAATATTTAGCTAAAATTAATAATGAATTAGATTTCGAATTGGCAATGGTAACCAATCAAGATGGTTTAGGAACAACTAGTTTTCCAGAAGATACTTTTTGGCCAGCGCAAAATTTTATTGTAAAAGCGTTTGAAAATGAAGGAGTTACATTTAATGAAATTTTTATCGATAAAAGTTTCCCAGAAGACAATGCGCCAACTCGTAAACCTAGAACTGGAATGTTGACCAAATATTTGAATAATCCAGCCTATGATTTATCTAATTCATTTGTATTAGGCGATAGGATTACTGATGTTGAATTGGCTAAAAACTTAGGTTCTAAAGCTATTTTTATTAAAAACGAAGATAACCTTGGTGAAAGCGAAATTGCATCTTCTTTAGAAGAATTAGCGTCTACAATTGCATTAACTACAACTTCTTGGAAGACAATTTATGAGTTTTTAAAATTAGAAGAGCGTTCGGCTTCTATTATTCGTAAAACAAATGAAACAGATATTGTAATTACGGTTAATTTAGACGGAACGGGAAAAAGCAAAATTGATACAGGAATTGCTTTTTTCGACCACATGTTAGACCAAATTGCGCGTCACGGTCAAATGGATTTAGATATTCAAGTTACAGGAGATTTAGAAGTAGATGAACACCACACCATTGAAGATACAGCAATAGCTTTAGGAGAAGTTTTTGCAAAAGCATTGGGAAATAAATTAGGAATTGAACGCTACGGATTTTGTTTACCAATGGACGATTGTTTAGCACAAGTTGCTATTGATTTTGGAGGAAGAAATTGGTTGGTTTGGGAAACGGAATTCAAACGAGAAATGATTGGAAAAATGCCAACCGAAATGTTTTTTCATTTTTTCAAATCGTTTACCGATGGTGCAAAAGCCAATTTAAACATTAAAGCTGAGGGAACCAACGAACACCACAAAATTGAAGCAATTTTTAAAGCATTTGCAAAAGCCATAAAAGTAGCCGTAAAACGCGATACTGAAAAATTGATTTTACCATCTACAAAAGGAATGTTATAA
- the hisC gene encoding histidinol-phosphate transaminase, producing MNIEKLIRDNIKKMKPYSSARDEFENFTQEMIYLDANENPYSNGFNRYPDPQQKDLKAEIAAIKDVYVENILLGNGSDEVLDLVFRAFCEPNRDNVITLPPTYGMYDVLANINAIENREVLLTNDFQPNVDTILNAVDKNTKIIFLCSPNNPTGNSFSDESVLKILNNFNGLVIIDEAYIDFSKNRSWLSELNDFPNLIITQTLSKAYAMAGLRVGILYASKSILDVLNKIKPPYNINISSQENAIRKLLQGTFKPQVKKILNERDKLIEELLNFSFIEKIYPTDANFILIKVDNADKRYQQFLVNGIVIRNRSNQPLCENCLRITIGTKEENLNLIETIKSF from the coding sequence ATGAATATAGAAAAATTAATAAGAGATAATATAAAGAAAATGAAACCATATTCTTCTGCACGAGATGAATTTGAAAATTTCACACAAGAAATGATATACTTAGATGCTAATGAGAACCCATATTCAAACGGTTTTAACCGTTATCCTGATCCCCAACAAAAAGATTTAAAAGCTGAAATTGCTGCTATAAAAGACGTTTATGTTGAAAATATTCTACTTGGAAATGGAAGCGATGAAGTATTAGATTTGGTTTTTAGAGCATTTTGCGAGCCTAATAGAGATAATGTTATTACATTACCTCCAACATATGGTATGTATGATGTTTTAGCGAATATAAATGCTATCGAAAACAGAGAAGTTCTATTAACTAATGATTTTCAACCTAATGTAGATACTATTTTAAATGCAGTAGATAAAAACACTAAAATTATTTTTTTATGTTCTCCAAATAACCCAACTGGAAACTCATTTTCAGACGAATCAGTACTTAAAATTTTAAATAATTTTAATGGTTTAGTAATAATTGACGAAGCTTATATTGATTTTTCAAAAAATAGAAGCTGGTTAAGTGAATTAAACGATTTTCCAAATTTAATTATTACACAAACCTTATCTAAAGCTTATGCTATGGCTGGTTTGCGTGTTGGTATTTTATATGCATCAAAATCTATTTTAGATGTTTTAAATAAGATAAAACCTCCTTATAACATAAATATTTCTTCACAGGAAAATGCTATTAGAAAATTATTACAAGGAACTTTCAAACCACAGGTTAAGAAAATTTTAAACGAAAGAGATAAATTAATCGAAGAATTATTAAATTTTTCATTCATCGAAAAAATATATCCTACAGATGCTAATTTTATTTTAATCAAAGTAGACAATGCAGACAAGCGTTATCAACAGTTTTTAGTGAACGGAATTGTTATACGAAACAGATCAAATCAGCCTTTATGCGAGAATTGTTTACGAATTACTATTGGAACTAAAGAAGAAAACTTAAATTTAATCGAAACTATAAAATCATTTTAA
- the hisD gene encoding histidinol dehydrogenase, with protein sequence MNKIYNPQPENWSEILKRPTQSFTDVEETVKQIFKEVQQKGDIAVSKYTNLFDGIEIKNILVTNEEIEKAKKEVSVELKEAIELAKNSIYKFHFAQKTTKIEVETTEGVSCWQEKRPIQKVGLYIPGGSAPLFSTVLMLVIPATIAGCKEIILCTPPDKNGNINPAILYTANLCGISKIYKVGGIQAIAGMTFGTETIPQVYKIFGPGNQFVTIAKQFASQNGVAIDMPAGPSELLVFADETAVPSYVASDLLSQAEHGKDSQVILVTISKNMLNDVEEEIYKQLEVLPRKEIAQVAINNSKLIYVDNEQIALDLINEYAPEHFIVCSKKEDYFINGIENAGSVFIGNYTPESAGDYASGTNHTLPTNGYSKSYSGVNLDSFQKAMTFQKISQKGIQKIGNPIELMAEAEGLQAHKNAVTLRLKNN encoded by the coding sequence ATGAACAAAATATACAACCCACAACCAGAAAATTGGTCAGAAATTTTAAAAAGACCAACACAATCTTTTACTGATGTTGAAGAAACAGTAAAACAAATTTTTAAAGAAGTACAACAAAAAGGAGATATTGCTGTTTCAAAATACACAAATCTTTTTGACGGAATTGAAATCAAAAATATTCTTGTAACAAATGAAGAAATTGAAAAAGCTAAGAAGGAAGTTTCTGTTGAATTAAAAGAAGCAATTGAGTTAGCAAAAAATAGCATTTATAAATTTCACTTTGCTCAAAAAACAACAAAAATTGAAGTTGAAACTACGGAAGGGGTTTCATGTTGGCAAGAGAAAAGACCGATTCAAAAAGTAGGTTTGTATATTCCTGGTGGTTCTGCACCTTTATTCTCAACCGTTTTAATGTTAGTTATTCCTGCTACAATTGCTGGTTGTAAGGAAATTATATTATGTACACCACCTGATAAAAACGGAAATATAAATCCAGCAATTTTGTATACTGCAAATTTATGTGGAATTTCTAAAATTTATAAAGTTGGTGGAATTCAAGCTATTGCAGGAATGACGTTTGGAACAGAAACCATTCCCCAAGTGTATAAAATATTCGGACCAGGAAATCAGTTTGTAACTATCGCAAAACAATTTGCTTCTCAAAACGGAGTAGCTATTGATATGCCGGCCGGACCAAGTGAATTGTTAGTCTTTGCTGATGAAACTGCTGTTCCTTCTTATGTTGCGTCTGATTTATTGAGTCAAGCGGAGCACGGAAAAGACAGTCAAGTTATTTTAGTAACGATTTCAAAAAACATGTTAAATGACGTTGAAGAAGAAATTTACAAGCAATTAGAAGTTTTGCCTAGAAAAGAAATCGCTCAAGTGGCAATTAATAATTCTAAGTTAATATATGTTGATAATGAACAAATTGCATTAGATTTAATCAATGAATATGCTCCAGAACATTTTATTGTTTGTTCGAAAAAAGAAGATTATTTTATAAACGGAATTGAAAATGCAGGTTCAGTGTTTATTGGTAATTATACACCCGAAAGTGCAGGAGATTACGCATCTGGAACCAATCACACATTACCAACTAACGGTTATTCAAAAAGTTATAGTGGTGTGAATTTAGACAGTTTTCAAAAAGCAATGACATTCCAAAAAATATCCCAAAAAGGAATCCAAAAAATTGGAAATCCTATTGAATTAATGGCAGAAGCTGAAGGATTACAAGCACATAAAAATGCGGTGACATTGAGATTAAAAAATAATTAA